One window of the Chitinophaga niabensis genome contains the following:
- a CDS encoding FecR family protein: MLRSLARYDQLIAEELAGIITPEDQAALDEAKAVFPEVNELWEAKHAVLTRAEVQKWAEQKMMPPVVSNRPVMKRYKRVLLVAAVILPIFVTYLISRPTPETVFLPPPTIELRLESGKVFDLSNARKEEGDLISLNIQDTILTFSSSSTEQATLSVPDGKDYSITLPDGTKVRLNSASSISFPLSFSATSRNVTLHGEAYFEVTRDPNRPFTVSMQNAKVEVVGTSFNVNSYDKKHPVVALVSGGVNFHAGKKSQALRPGQAGTYNGKGIDTANFNAQDLLGWQQGLFKFRDASLEDLCKLIPRWFARKVVIDQPKADKGLYTGDFDRNKTLEENLEQLKYYGIGYEVKNDLVHIIRLEEPAR, encoded by the coding sequence ATGTTACGATCATTAGCCCGTTACGACCAGCTCATCGCCGAAGAGCTTGCCGGGATCATTACCCCAGAGGACCAGGCTGCATTAGACGAAGCCAAAGCGGTGTTTCCCGAGGTAAATGAACTCTGGGAGGCAAAACATGCCGTTTTAACCAGGGCCGAAGTGCAGAAATGGGCCGAACAGAAAATGATGCCGCCGGTAGTTTCCAACAGACCTGTCATGAAACGGTATAAACGTGTATTACTCGTAGCAGCTGTAATATTACCTATTTTTGTCACTTATCTTATTAGCCGCCCTACTCCCGAAACGGTTTTCCTACCGCCTCCTACCATTGAACTCAGACTGGAAAGCGGAAAAGTATTTGATCTGAGCAATGCACGAAAAGAGGAGGGAGATCTCATTTCTTTAAATATCCAGGATACCATCCTCACCTTTAGTTCCTCCAGCACAGAACAGGCAACACTTTCTGTACCGGATGGTAAAGATTATAGCATCACACTACCTGATGGTACAAAGGTCCGCCTTAACTCTGCCAGTAGCATCAGCTTTCCCTTATCCTTCAGTGCTACTTCCAGAAACGTGACCCTTCATGGAGAAGCTTATTTTGAGGTAACCAGGGATCCTAACCGCCCATTTACGGTTTCGATGCAGAACGCGAAAGTGGAAGTAGTAGGAACGTCATTCAATGTAAATAGCTACGACAAAAAACATCCGGTAGTAGCATTAGTTTCCGGAGGCGTGAATTTTCATGCAGGAAAGAAATCGCAGGCATTGAGACCAGGGCAGGCAGGAACATATAACGGCAAAGGAATAGACACCGCTAACTTTAATGCACAGGACCTGCTTGGCTGGCAGCAAGGCCTTTTCAAATTCCGGGACGCATCATTGGAAGATCTATGCAAGTTGATCCCCCGCTGGTTTGCGAGAAAGGTCGTTATTGATCAGCCGAAAGCAGATAAAGGCCTCTATACGGGAGACTTTGACAGAAATAAGACCCTGGAGGAGAACCTGGAGCAGCTAAAGTATTATGGTATTGGTTATGAAGTAAAGAATGACCTGGTGCATATCATCCGGCTGGAGGAGCCTGCGCGTTAA
- a CDS encoding SusC/RagA family TonB-linked outer membrane protein has product MKQIYQFFIFSVVFIFHASAVVRAQGIVSEKPMMEREITIEAKGIPLRVLFDSITSQTGVRFFYKSTIINDKKLITGTFRNKSIEQALQWLFAGDTVGWKCTEKNKVQFIPSKEVQGWENVPEVVSPKKPPEPIPEITIRGQVLDKKGEPIEKATVVLKDGIRGVITDKEGRFTFPGISGSITLIVSSVSYRTREKKIAAGQTETTIVLQNIIQEMTGVEIVSNGYQKIRKDSSAGSFSRIDHKRANEQVSTDILSRLPFITSGMSSIPKHLEPTGTGLMIRGPSTFSGDKEPLIILNNFPFHGRQENINPNDIESITLLKDAAAASIWGVKAGNGVIVITTKKGTYDTPLCVTFNANVTIGRKPDLFSINTMSSADLINEEMNLFRKGYYDSKLPHLAYYSPTPVGSILLKERQGLLSTPETNAQLDKLRASDVRNEFQRYLLENKLNQQYAVSLNGGTRKHAWLFSLGLDRNKGTLGERYERYTSRLSHAFRPTKKLEFTTNAFFTHSNSRSGKPAYKDFKGPQYTQLLGQNGEENPLYTYNNYRKEYIDTFGGGRLLDWRYYPLQDYKHSIDRTNVRGLNVEWNLDYKFSSSFFVSLKYNYQHQKMERRLDQDMQSYFTRDLINSFSQIDYTKDTVRNFIPKGGIRDRYADDQTGHDGRVQLNFERKYNKHQIVAIAGGAVSSFATDVRSSRTYGIGNDAANIQEMDFEKYYPHLATKAPTKIPNTSIFEKKEIHYISTYGNATYTWDGRYTFYISGKRDATNSFGENTKNRWKPLLASGAAWFISKERFYRSKWLSDLKLRFSYGESGGVDADNIGETTIRYMGMNDPANSRYAVIDNNNNPDLKWEVIKMLNAGIDFRIKNGRLSGSIEFYSKRMQDLYGGGPVDITAGLGRNTVLRNFGEMKGRGMDIELNSENKIGAFNLNFNLVANYYSDRVTRLMSKDMLAALTAASGKPMGLEGFTLYPLFSFRSAKLDPATGDPRGYLDQQISMDYDKILGGRVEDLDFAGSTLPKLSGSFSTAIKFENLTITTCLIYKLGYYFRRSSINYDDLANKQTSHGDYYQRWKKKGDERFTTVPSLIIPNGSNRGLFYAMSNDLVTKGDHVRVGYVNVNYEFVRKKIAGALIDNIQIYATLTNPGIIWKKNKHDIDPDSQLMRADASVSFGARFFF; this is encoded by the coding sequence ATGAAACAAATCTATCAATTTTTTATTTTTTCTGTAGTTTTTATTTTTCATGCAAGCGCTGTTGTAAGGGCGCAGGGAATAGTATCTGAAAAGCCGATGATGGAGCGGGAAATTACCATAGAGGCGAAAGGCATACCACTGCGTGTATTGTTCGATAGTATTACAAGCCAAACCGGTGTCCGCTTTTTCTACAAAAGCACTATTATTAATGATAAGAAGCTGATCACCGGAACTTTCCGCAATAAATCTATTGAGCAGGCCCTGCAATGGTTATTTGCCGGCGATACGGTTGGTTGGAAATGCACGGAAAAGAATAAAGTGCAGTTTATACCAAGCAAGGAAGTACAAGGCTGGGAGAATGTACCGGAAGTAGTTTCACCGAAAAAGCCTCCGGAGCCCATTCCGGAAATTACCATCAGGGGGCAGGTATTGGATAAGAAGGGGGAACCCATTGAAAAAGCAACGGTGGTGTTAAAAGACGGGATCCGTGGAGTGATTACGGATAAAGAAGGACGGTTTACCTTTCCCGGTATTTCCGGTAGTATCACTTTAATTGTTTCTTCTGTCAGCTATAGAACAAGAGAAAAAAAGATTGCCGCCGGGCAAACGGAAACCACGATCGTGCTGCAAAATATCATCCAGGAAATGACCGGTGTGGAGATAGTATCTAATGGATACCAGAAGATCAGGAAAGATAGTTCTGCCGGTTCTTTTAGCAGGATTGACCATAAACGGGCAAATGAGCAGGTAAGTACAGACATCTTATCCAGGCTTCCGTTTATTACAAGCGGGATGTCTTCCATACCCAAACATCTTGAACCAACTGGTACCGGCCTGATGATTCGTGGCCCCAGTACTTTTTCTGGAGATAAGGAACCGCTCATTATTCTGAATAACTTCCCCTTCCATGGCAGGCAGGAGAATATAAACCCCAATGATATAGAAAGTATCACCCTGTTAAAGGATGCCGCTGCGGCTTCTATCTGGGGTGTGAAAGCTGGTAATGGCGTAATAGTTATTACTACAAAGAAGGGTACATATGACACTCCCCTCTGTGTAACATTTAATGCAAACGTAACGATTGGCAGGAAACCAGACCTGTTCTCCATAAATACCATGTCCTCTGCTGACCTCATCAATGAGGAAATGAATTTGTTTAGAAAAGGGTACTATGATAGTAAACTACCTCATCTCGCCTATTATTCACCAACACCGGTGGGAAGTATACTTTTGAAAGAGCGGCAGGGCTTGCTCTCAACCCCGGAAACCAATGCGCAACTTGATAAGCTAAGGGCCTCGGATGTCCGAAATGAGTTCCAGCGATATCTCTTAGAAAACAAACTGAATCAGCAATATGCGGTTAGTTTGAATGGCGGCACGCGCAAACATGCATGGCTGTTTTCCCTGGGCTTGGACAGGAATAAAGGCACACTGGGTGAAAGATACGAACGCTATACCAGCCGGTTGTCACATGCTTTCAGGCCAACAAAAAAACTTGAATTCACCACCAATGCATTTTTTACCCATAGCAACAGCAGGAGCGGTAAACCCGCATACAAAGATTTCAAAGGACCGCAGTACACACAGCTCCTGGGTCAAAATGGAGAAGAAAATCCCCTATATACCTACAATAACTACCGCAAAGAATATATTGATACATTCGGTGGAGGACGGCTCCTGGACTGGCGGTACTATCCACTACAGGACTATAAGCATAGTATAGACAGAACAAATGTTCGCGGCCTGAATGTGGAGTGGAACCTTGATTATAAATTCAGCAGCAGCTTTTTTGTTTCATTGAAATATAACTACCAACATCAGAAAATGGAAAGACGTCTTGATCAGGATATGCAGAGCTACTTTACCCGGGACCTGATCAACAGTTTCTCACAGATTGACTATACAAAGGACACAGTAAGGAATTTTATACCGAAAGGCGGAATAAGAGACCGTTATGCGGATGACCAGACGGGACACGATGGTCGTGTACAATTGAATTTTGAACGGAAATACAATAAACATCAGATTGTAGCCATAGCCGGAGGGGCAGTGAGCAGCTTTGCCACAGATGTAAGGTCGTCCAGAACGTATGGAATAGGTAATGATGCCGCTAACATACAGGAGATGGACTTTGAAAAGTATTATCCCCATTTAGCCACTAAAGCACCAACGAAAATTCCGAATACTTCCATATTTGAGAAAAAAGAGATCCATTACATCTCTACCTATGGAAACGCCACTTATACATGGGACGGCAGGTATACATTTTACATTAGTGGAAAGCGTGATGCCACTAATTCGTTTGGGGAAAATACGAAGAACAGATGGAAGCCCCTGTTGGCTTCGGGCGCCGCATGGTTTATTTCAAAGGAACGTTTTTATCGTTCCAAATGGCTGTCCGATCTGAAGCTGAGGTTTTCCTATGGTGAGAGTGGAGGAGTTGACGCGGACAACATAGGAGAAACAACCATCCGGTACATGGGCATGAACGATCCGGCAAATTCAAGGTATGCCGTGATCGATAATAATAATAATCCGGACCTGAAGTGGGAGGTGATCAAAATGTTGAATGCAGGAATTGACTTTCGCATAAAGAACGGAAGGCTTTCAGGGAGTATTGAATTCTATAGCAAACGCATGCAGGACCTATATGGCGGAGGCCCTGTTGATATTACAGCAGGACTCGGGAGGAACACTGTTTTAAGGAATTTTGGGGAGATGAAAGGAAGAGGCATGGATATCGAACTCAATTCAGAGAATAAAATAGGTGCGTTTAACCTGAACTTCAATCTGGTCGCCAATTATTATTCCGACAGGGTTACCAGGCTTATGAGTAAAGATATGCTGGCCGCCCTGACAGCGGCAAGTGGAAAGCCAATGGGCCTGGAGGGATTTACACTGTATCCGTTGTTCTCTTTCCGGTCAGCAAAACTTGATCCTGCTACGGGAGATCCAAGAGGTTATCTGGACCAACAGATCAGTATGGACTATGACAAGATCCTGGGGGGTAGAGTAGAAGACCTTGATTTTGCCGGGAGCACACTGCCTAAATTATCAGGCTCATTTAGTACCGCTATCAAATTTGAAAACCTGACGATCACAACCTGTCTTATATACAAGCTGGGATATTATTTCAGAAGATCGTCCATCAATTATGATGACCTGGCCAATAAACAAACCAGCCATGGGGATTATTATCAGCGTTGGAAGAAAAAGGGAGATGAGCGTTTTACAACTGTTCCTTCTCTTATTATACCTAATGGAAGTAACAGAGGGCTTTTCTACGCCATGTCAAACGATCTGGTGACAAAGGGTGACCATGTAAGGGTCGGGTACGTGAATGTGAACTACGAATTTGTGCGGAAGAAGATCGCCGGAGCGCTCATTGATAACATTCAGATCTATGCTACGTTGACCAATCCGGGAATCATCTGGAAAAAAAATAAGCATGACATTGATCCGGATAGCCAACTAATGCGCGCAGATGCCAGCGTTTCATTTGGTGCCAGGTTTTTCTTCTAG
- a CDS encoding helix-turn-helix domain-containing protein encodes MKIVIENPESEQVVVQDCVDKTFRLQQINLAAATTTKGNFGQILSQHIAFDEFTVWHYVFNIQNPVKVYAHVHDTEVPFVFSLKGSIPSLLNAEKCYISEGQCIIASFQSCEGTIIEPGEYEFLHVDIKTGYLAGLTDIFPQLKEDIQKVKSNMLSDYRAVIPVKALLRIHSLLKNEAEEMTGKLIMEATVKQILLYTIEELTRKRINGVLLPLKEKQKLEAVRSYITNNLEGKLTIERLGKQFGIAKTSLKENFRRLFDKTIHSYIIDKKIEMAKLLLEEGETITEVAEKVGYPEATNFTRVFKNQTGLTPATYREKITRPI; translated from the coding sequence ATGAAAATAGTAATTGAAAATCCGGAATCAGAACAGGTGGTTGTGCAGGATTGTGTAGATAAAACTTTCCGGCTGCAGCAGATCAATCTCGCAGCAGCAACAACTACTAAAGGGAACTTTGGCCAGATCCTCTCACAGCATATCGCGTTTGATGAATTCACTGTCTGGCATTACGTATTCAATATTCAAAATCCCGTGAAAGTTTATGCACATGTGCATGATACGGAAGTTCCATTTGTTTTTTCGCTAAAAGGGTCTATCCCCTCATTGCTGAATGCAGAAAAGTGCTATATCAGCGAAGGGCAGTGTATTATTGCTTCCTTTCAATCCTGCGAAGGAACTATCATTGAACCAGGTGAATATGAGTTCCTTCATGTGGATATAAAAACCGGGTATCTTGCTGGGTTAACAGACATCTTTCCCCAGCTCAAAGAGGACATTCAAAAGGTCAAAAGCAATATGCTGTCCGATTATCGAGCGGTTATACCTGTAAAGGCCTTGTTGCGTATTCATTCTCTGCTTAAAAATGAAGCAGAGGAAATGACAGGAAAACTGATCATGGAAGCTACTGTTAAGCAGATACTCCTTTACACCATTGAAGAACTTACCCGGAAACGAATAAACGGAGTTTTGCTTCCATTAAAGGAGAAACAAAAGCTGGAAGCGGTACGGTCATATATTACCAATAACCTCGAGGGGAAGCTAACCATTGAACGGTTGGGAAAGCAGTTCGGGATTGCGAAAACCTCTCTTAAAGAGAACTTCAGGCGTCTTTTCGATAAAACAATACACTCCTATATAATAGATAAAAAAATAGAAATGGCAAAGTTGCTATTAGAAGAAGGAGAGACTATAACCGAGGTGGCTGAAAAAGTGGGATACCCCGAGGCCACAAACTTTACACGTGTATTTAAGAATCAAACCGGCCTGACACCGGCTACCTACAGAGAGAAAATAACCCGGCCGATTTGA
- a CDS encoding prenyltransferase/squalene oxidase repeat-containing protein, whose translation MKKSIIKSDIDHIVKEALQNFKLHYRQIKGKAGWHQYLGADKIGTVATAQVLLAFKYFKEDFNDKLKIVDSLLKSQIKSADSTKNGGWEYVTNFPGVATLEATCWALLALHEEYGDHPVVVAGLNWLLRNAIKGEADEGWGMMPGDISRVYTTCLALKTLKVYGKVNTEQYERGLNWLIKAQNTDKGWGSTVGHPSSIVYTSRVIITLAANGHDIIELKSGTQWLRQRAQNLQLAKINIELEYHETIEFGSRKLKFHHMPLQLLLTALILSGNTKSITVFDGVNDLITNNNNYYWWHPSFEDGKRKPLWAIFDTLVVCKALQENTYNWQSIIMIQYQGKDLILKERSNPFSWKRFKERFIFDIWGKVFIVICLCLLLNSIIGAFPELGTTAYSTMIIIPLLIELLGYYLTETRKSKRRLDV comes from the coding sequence ATGAAAAAAAGCATCATAAAATCAGATATCGATCATATCGTAAAAGAAGCGTTACAGAATTTTAAACTTCACTACCGTCAGATCAAAGGAAAAGCAGGCTGGCATCAATACCTGGGAGCAGATAAGATAGGAACTGTAGCCACTGCGCAGGTATTGCTGGCATTCAAATACTTCAAAGAGGACTTTAATGACAAACTAAAAATAGTAGACAGCTTACTGAAAAGCCAGATAAAGAGTGCGGATAGCACCAAAAATGGAGGATGGGAATATGTGACCAACTTCCCAGGTGTAGCTACCCTGGAAGCAACCTGCTGGGCATTGCTGGCTTTACATGAAGAATATGGAGATCATCCGGTTGTAGTGGCTGGTCTGAACTGGCTATTACGAAATGCCATTAAAGGCGAAGCAGATGAAGGATGGGGTATGATGCCCGGAGATATTTCCCGTGTGTATACAACCTGCCTGGCACTTAAAACATTAAAAGTATATGGCAAGGTGAACACCGAGCAATACGAAAGGGGGCTTAACTGGCTGATCAAGGCACAGAATACAGATAAAGGCTGGGGAAGCACTGTCGGCCATCCTTCCAGTATTGTTTATACTTCGCGGGTGATCATTACCCTGGCAGCAAACGGGCACGATATCATTGAGTTGAAATCAGGTACTCAGTGGTTGAGGCAACGTGCACAGAATTTACAATTGGCAAAGATTAATATTGAGTTGGAATACCATGAGACCATAGAGTTTGGGAGCAGGAAATTGAAATTTCATCATATGCCGCTGCAGCTTCTTCTGACAGCGCTGATACTTTCGGGGAATACAAAAAGTATCACGGTGTTTGATGGGGTAAATGACCTGATCACCAATAATAATAACTATTACTGGTGGCATCCCTCCTTTGAAGATGGCAAACGGAAGCCCCTGTGGGCCATCTTTGATACCCTCGTTGTGTGCAAAGCACTGCAGGAAAATACCTATAATTGGCAGTCCATCATCATGATCCAATATCAGGGGAAAGACCTGATCTTGAAGGAACGCTCCAATCCATTTAGCTGGAAGCGGTTTAAGGAGCGGTTCATCTTTGATATATGGGGGAAGGTGTTTATTGTCATCTGCTTATGTTTACTCCTGAACAGTATTATAGGCGCATTTCCGGAATTGGGAACGACTGCTTATTCTACAATGATCATCATTCCCTTACTGATTGAACTGTTGGGATATTATTTAACGGAAACAAGAAAGAGCAAGCGAAGGCTGGATGTTTGA
- a CDS encoding MauE/DoxX family redox-associated membrane protein, whose product MFNPVLRRSKLLTIAFEIIIGLFILLWIYTGLNKIIDFANFKVQLGRSPFIQHWTSFIAIALPIGEIILAILLIIKKTRLIGLYLSFSLMALFTGYVYIMLTYSYDLPCSCGGVLEKLSWEDHLIFNALFTVLGIAGIFLQVNRSKFSNRKFEKVIPSQKDIARI is encoded by the coding sequence ATGTTCAACCCTGTTCTGCGAAGGAGTAAACTATTGACCATAGCTTTTGAAATAATAATAGGTCTATTTATTCTGTTATGGATCTATACGGGTTTAAACAAAATAATAGATTTTGCAAATTTCAAAGTTCAATTAGGAAGATCTCCATTCATTCAACATTGGACATCATTCATTGCTATCGCCCTCCCTATCGGAGAAATAATATTAGCGATACTGCTTATTATAAAGAAAACCCGCCTGATAGGCCTTTACTTATCCTTCTCACTAATGGCGCTATTCACGGGATATGTATATATTATGCTTACTTATAGCTATGATCTGCCATGTAGTTGCGGAGGAGTATTAGAAAAACTGTCATGGGAAGATCATCTTATTTTCAATGCGCTGTTTACAGTGTTGGGAATAGCTGGTATATTCCTACAGGTAAACCGTTCAAAATTTTCAAATCGAAAATTTGAAAAAGTAATTCCTTCACAAAAGGATATCGCTAGAATATAA
- a CDS encoding MauE/DoxX family redox-associated membrane protein → MKRSTIPEIISAVFIFLFVYTALSKIFTFHLFAQTLKETPIIGGIADYIAIAIPIIELMISLLLFLPRTRRPGLYSTFVLMFVFTLYIGYMIIFTPQLPCTCGGVIEKMTWTQHLLFNVVFTLLALTAILLTPYKQIIS, encoded by the coding sequence ATGAAGAGGAGTACCATACCTGAGATCATCTCAGCAGTATTTATTTTTCTATTTGTCTATACCGCTTTAAGTAAAATATTTACATTTCATCTTTTTGCACAGACATTAAAAGAAACACCGATAATAGGAGGCATAGCTGACTATATTGCCATTGCTATTCCCATCATTGAATTAATGATATCGCTGCTTTTATTCCTCCCACGTACCAGGCGACCAGGCTTGTATAGCACTTTTGTCCTGATGTTTGTTTTTACATTATACATAGGATATATGATCATTTTTACCCCCCAGCTCCCATGTACCTGCGGCGGGGTGATAGAAAAAATGACCTGGACACAGCATCTGCTCTTTAATGTGGTATTTACACTGCTCGCATTAACTGCTATTTTACTAACCCCTTATAAACAGATCATCTCTTAA
- a CDS encoding RNA polymerase sigma factor, whose product MTDYSEYNDLMLLQEIKKGDKLAFAALFHKYSRFLKLEAYYRLRDTELAEEVVNDVFYNVWMMRLDIHIKFSFKQYLFRSVKNKCVCRKRSMKSHKNVMNHVKEIETDIDHGFDPGIMENKELGQQIIDAIAHIANPKSKRAFELQFIHNKSPKEIAELMNLDPSNVRQMISRALKIVRPLLKKYW is encoded by the coding sequence ATGACAGATTATTCGGAATACAATGATCTCATGCTGTTGCAGGAGATTAAAAAAGGCGATAAACTGGCCTTTGCTGCACTATTTCATAAATACAGCCGTTTCCTTAAACTGGAGGCCTATTACCGGCTTCGGGATACTGAGTTAGCTGAAGAGGTGGTAAACGATGTGTTCTACAACGTATGGATGATGCGCCTGGACATCCATATAAAGTTTTCATTTAAACAATACCTGTTCAGGTCCGTGAAAAACAAATGTGTTTGCAGGAAGAGAAGTATGAAATCACATAAAAACGTCATGAACCATGTGAAAGAGATAGAAACAGACATTGATCATGGGTTCGATCCTGGTATTATGGAAAACAAAGAACTAGGTCAACAGATCATTGATGCCATTGCACATATCGCAAATCCCAAAAGCAAAAGAGCCTTTGAACTGCAGTTCATACACAACAAATCGCCTAAAGAGATCGCCGAATTAATGAATCTGGATCCTTCTAATGTCAGGCAGATGATCAGCCGTGCACTGAAGATAGTCAGGCCACTTCTCAAGAAGTACTGGTAA
- a CDS encoding RagB/SusD family nutrient uptake outer membrane protein — translation MRTTIAILLAMFLVLQYMSCKKYLDATTDQKKIIPSKVEDLQAILNNEQVLNQKSPKAMDLSADEFFLTDNDWAALEECNRRMYVWEKGQMFEKGSNNDWGNIYTNVYIANTVLAYANEVEGRPDDIKNVKGQALFLRAQAFLQATFIWTTMYAERTAGTDPGIPLRLTPDMNEKTVRATLKQTYERIIDDLKLAAELLPMQPVPSLRPSKPAAYALLARCYMSMGDYRNMGSYADLCLQFRNTLIDYNTLDQNPTVQLPFAPRFSNSEIITGSSVMATQAFNIHTAKVNPELYNSYSNNDLRKWILFKDNQNGTFGFRGNYSGTVSLYSGIATNEVYLMRAEYYAREGITHAAMADLNKLLEKRFVAGTFVQLTARNPAEALDLILRERKKELVLRGLRWIDLKRLNKAGANIELKRLVNGRTYLLPPNDRRYALQIPEDEVKMSGMVQNP, via the coding sequence ATGAGGACTACGATCGCAATACTACTAGCCATGTTTCTTGTTCTTCAATATATGAGCTGCAAGAAATATTTGGACGCAACTACCGACCAGAAAAAGATAATACCTTCCAAAGTGGAGGACCTTCAGGCAATACTCAATAATGAGCAGGTACTTAATCAGAAAAGCCCCAAGGCGATGGACCTGAGTGCAGACGAGTTTTTTCTGACAGATAATGATTGGGCCGCGTTAGAAGAATGCAACAGAAGGATGTATGTATGGGAAAAGGGTCAGATGTTTGAAAAAGGAAGTAATAATGACTGGGGAAATATTTACACCAATGTATATATAGCAAACACTGTACTGGCCTATGCAAATGAAGTAGAGGGCCGGCCTGACGATATAAAGAACGTAAAAGGGCAAGCTTTATTCTTACGTGCGCAGGCGTTTCTTCAGGCAACTTTTATTTGGACCACCATGTATGCTGAACGCACTGCTGGTACAGATCCCGGTATCCCTTTGAGATTAACTCCGGATATGAATGAGAAGACGGTTCGCGCCACGCTCAAACAAACATATGAACGGATCATAGATGATCTGAAACTGGCAGCAGAATTATTGCCTATGCAGCCTGTGCCTTCTTTACGCCCTTCAAAACCTGCCGCCTATGCATTATTGGCCCGCTGTTACATGTCTATGGGTGATTACAGGAATATGGGCTCCTATGCTGATTTATGTTTACAGTTTAGAAATACATTAATCGATTACAATACATTAGACCAGAATCCTACCGTTCAACTTCCCTTTGCTCCCAGATTCAGTAATTCGGAGATTATTACCGGTTCAAGTGTAATGGCAACTCAGGCATTTAACATACATACTGCAAAAGTAAATCCTGAGTTGTATAATTCTTATAGCAATAATGATCTAAGGAAATGGATACTGTTTAAGGATAACCAGAATGGTACGTTTGGCTTTCGTGGAAATTATTCAGGGACCGTTAGTCTTTATAGTGGTATCGCCACAAATGAAGTTTACCTGATGCGTGCTGAATATTATGCCAGGGAAGGAATTACGCATGCTGCAATGGCAGACCTGAACAAGTTGCTTGAAAAACGTTTTGTGGCTGGCACCTTTGTTCAATTGACAGCACGCAATCCGGCAGAGGCATTGGACCTGATATTGAGGGAGCGAAAAAAGGAATTGGTACTGCGTGGGTTAAGATGGATAGATCTTAAGCGTTTAAACAAAGCTGGTGCGAACATTGAATTGAAAAGGTTGGTGAATGGACGTACCTATCTGCTACCTCCTAATGATCGGAGGTATGCATTGCAGATCCCGGAGGATGAAGTTAAAATGTCCGGCATGGTACAGAACCCATAA
- a CDS encoding DoxX family protein — protein MKRERIIYWSLTCAISFFMLFSAYYSGTHATEFANMGFPNYFRIELTTAKVIGAVALLFPQVPVRIKEWIYVAFSINLFSAFLAKLNTGYPVIGVIEPLTVLALLIWFASYLHKLELQKA, from the coding sequence ATGAAAAGAGAAAGAATTATCTACTGGTCACTCACCTGTGCCATCAGTTTCTTCATGCTGTTCAGCGCTTATTATTCCGGCACCCATGCCACTGAATTCGCAAACATGGGTTTCCCGAACTATTTCAGGATAGAACTCACCACAGCCAAAGTGATCGGCGCAGTGGCATTGCTTTTCCCACAGGTGCCGGTGAGGATAAAAGAGTGGATCTATGTGGCTTTCAGCATTAATTTGTTCTCGGCTTTCCTGGCAAAGTTGAATACAGGGTATCCTGTGATCGGGGTGATAGAACCGCTCACCGTATTGGCTTTGCTGATCTGGTTTGCCTCGTACCTGCATAAACTGGAGCTCCAGAAAGCCTAA